In Brevibacillus brevis, a genomic segment contains:
- a CDS encoding DUF502 domain-containing protein, which yields MKRVIRYFLEGLLYVIPLAVTIYILYTIFVTVDSWLGLGIPGVGFVLTIVGITVVGFLASNVLTRGVLALVSKVFEKVPFIKLIYTSIKDLIGAFVGEKKSFDKPVLVTLSKDGSAKAIGFITKESLESYGLSDHVAVYFPQSYNFAGNLLLFPSEQIQLLDVDSTEAMAFLVSGGVSGK from the coding sequence ATGAAACGAGTCATACGCTATTTTCTGGAGGGGCTTTTGTACGTCATACCTCTCGCAGTCACCATTTATATCCTGTACACCATCTTCGTCACAGTGGACAGCTGGCTGGGGCTGGGCATTCCAGGCGTAGGCTTTGTCCTGACCATTGTCGGAATTACCGTCGTCGGTTTCCTCGCATCGAATGTGTTGACGCGCGGGGTACTGGCGCTCGTCTCCAAAGTTTTTGAAAAAGTGCCGTTCATTAAATTGATCTATACATCCATCAAGGACTTGATCGGTGCATTCGTCGGGGAGAAGAAGAGCTTTGACAAGCCGGTGCTGGTCACCTTGTCCAAAGACGGGAGCGCCAAAGCGATCGGCTTCATCACCAAGGAGAGCCTGGAGTCGTACGGCCTGTCGGACCACGTAGCCGTGTACTTCCCGCAATCGTACAACTTTGCCGGCAATTTGCTCTTGTTCCCCAGTGAGCAGATCCAACTGCTGGACGTAGACAGCACCGAAGCCATGGCGTTCCTCGTATCCGGAGGGGTATCCGGCAAATAG
- a CDS encoding ABC transporter ATP-binding protein: MNQIPSTPAKLELCHVTHLYLSATRAFMAVRDINLRVGEGEFICLVGPSGCGKTTLLSLMAGLEQPTAGKVLLDGHPVAGTSRQVGYMLQQDYLFNWRTIEDNVFLGLDIQGIRTKETEEYALHLLDEMELVDVRKSSPTQLSGGMRQRVALVRTLACQPDVLLLDEPFSALDYQTKLKLEDLIFTTLRRHKKTAVLVTHDLSESIAMGDRVYILSRNPGQINSEVTIPPHIRDAIPFAARNEAGFQDLFHRVWKEMEVVSDAAKGS, translated from the coding sequence ATGAACCAGATTCCTTCTACGCCGGCCAAACTTGAACTTTGCCACGTGACCCATCTTTACCTATCCGCGACCCGGGCATTCATGGCGGTCAGGGATATCAACCTGCGCGTGGGGGAAGGCGAGTTCATCTGTTTGGTAGGTCCCAGCGGCTGCGGCAAGACGACTCTGCTCTCGCTGATGGCCGGATTGGAGCAACCGACGGCAGGCAAGGTGCTGCTCGACGGACACCCTGTCGCCGGCACGTCACGCCAGGTCGGCTACATGCTTCAACAAGATTATCTGTTCAACTGGCGGACCATTGAAGACAATGTCTTCCTCGGGCTGGACATCCAAGGAATCCGTACCAAAGAGACGGAAGAGTACGCCCTTCATCTCCTCGATGAAATGGAGCTCGTCGACGTGCGCAAGTCCTCGCCCACGCAGCTCTCCGGTGGAATGCGCCAGCGAGTGGCACTCGTGCGGACGCTTGCCTGCCAGCCGGATGTCCTGCTTCTGGATGAACCTTTTTCGGCCCTCGACTATCAAACCAAGCTCAAGCTGGAAGACTTGATCTTCACCACGCTGCGCCGCCACAAAAAGACGGCTGTTCTCGTCACGCACGACCTCTCCGAATCGATCGCGATGGGAGATCGAGTCTATATTTTGTCACGCAATCCAGGCCAGATCAACAGTGAAGTCACGATTCCTCCCCACATTCGGGACGCCATTCCGTTCGCTGCCCGAAATGAGGCGGGGTTCCAGGACCTGTTCCACCGCGTCTGGAAAGAGATGGAGGTGGTTTCCGATGCAGCAAAAGGAAGTTGA
- a CDS encoding DUF2621 domain-containing protein, with protein MSQMSTGFSLFIMGWSIVLVGLMGIGGYFMFRKFLKSMPKSDGKSDLDWQDYYIDQTRSLWTEEGLALLNELVDPVPQLFRDVARRSIAAKIGQIALEEKASVITTDLIVKGYIVATPKRDHKWLIAHLKDKQIDYTRYEQYLNAES; from the coding sequence ATGTCACAAATGTCCACAGGTTTTTCCCTGTTCATCATGGGTTGGTCTATCGTCCTGGTCGGCCTGATGGGAATCGGCGGATACTTCATGTTTCGCAAGTTTTTGAAGTCGATGCCGAAGAGCGACGGGAAATCGGATCTGGATTGGCAGGATTACTACATCGATCAGACTCGCTCGCTTTGGACAGAGGAAGGCCTTGCTCTGCTGAACGAACTGGTCGATCCCGTCCCCCAGCTATTCCGCGATGTGGCGAGAAGGTCGATTGCAGCCAAAATCGGACAGATCGCCCTGGAGGAAAAAGCAAGCGTCATCACGACCGACCTGATCGTCAAGGGCTACATCGTAGCTACCCCCAAACGTGACCATAAATGGCTGATCGCCCACTTAAAGGACAAGCAGATCGACTACACCCGCTACGAACAATATCTCAACGCCGAAAGCTGA
- a CDS encoding DUF188 domain-containing protein — protein MSHSRVLIDADACPRQALAIAQELCGEFGWNCYTYASYNHQLTGINHIAVDAGPQAVDTRLANDTRSGDIVVTQDIGLAALILGKKAAALTPHGTIFDPERISFHLEERNEKARYRRGGGRTRGPAPRSREDDARFAAALRSLLELERER, from the coding sequence ATGTCGCACAGTCGCGTGCTGATTGACGCCGATGCCTGTCCGCGCCAGGCATTGGCGATCGCACAGGAATTATGCGGAGAGTTTGGATGGAATTGCTATACATACGCCAGCTACAATCACCAGCTGACGGGAATCAACCACATCGCGGTCGATGCAGGCCCCCAAGCGGTCGATACCAGGCTGGCGAACGACACGCGATCCGGAGACATCGTCGTCACCCAGGATATCGGTCTCGCTGCATTGATTCTCGGGAAAAAGGCGGCTGCATTGACGCCGCACGGAACCATTTTCGATCCCGAGAGAATCTCCTTTCATCTGGAGGAGCGCAATGAAAAAGCCAGATACCGCCGGGGAGGAGGGCGGACAAGGGGACCTGCGCCGCGTTCCCGCGAAGACGACGCTAGGTTCGCAGCGGCTCTTCGCTCGCTGCTGGAACTGGAGAGGGAGAGGTGA
- a CDS encoding ABC transporter permease, with the protein MQQKEVEAVHRRYLRREAKTRNWVLSTQCILFLAFLGLWELLARTNAINPLIFSYPSKVWAQFWTVLLDGTLLPHVGMTVWETVVGFLLGTLLGAVIAAIIWWSPFLSRVLEPYLVIANSMPKVALGPVFIVSFGPGLFSVIAMGCAISVIITTINIYTSFKEVNPNYIKVVQTLGGNKRQTFSMVILPSTIPTLLATLKVNVGLSWVGVIVGEFLVSQQGLGYLIIYGFQVFNFTLVMMSLAIIAVVATLMYQGVAFLERRLTSQFK; encoded by the coding sequence ATGCAGCAAAAGGAAGTTGAAGCCGTCCATCGCCGTTATCTTCGGCGGGAAGCAAAGACCCGCAACTGGGTGTTGTCGACGCAGTGCATCCTGTTTCTCGCGTTTCTCGGATTATGGGAGCTGCTCGCGCGGACGAATGCGATCAATCCGCTGATTTTCAGCTATCCTTCCAAGGTATGGGCCCAATTCTGGACGGTCCTGCTGGATGGCACCCTCCTGCCCCACGTCGGCATGACGGTGTGGGAGACGGTCGTGGGCTTCCTCCTCGGCACGCTGCTCGGGGCCGTGATCGCTGCGATCATCTGGTGGTCTCCATTTCTCTCCCGCGTCCTGGAGCCGTACCTCGTCATCGCCAACAGCATGCCGAAGGTCGCGCTCGGACCGGTGTTCATCGTCAGCTTCGGCCCGGGACTGTTTTCCGTCATCGCGATGGGCTGCGCCATCTCGGTGATCATCACCACGATCAACATCTACACCAGCTTCAAGGAAGTCAACCCCAACTACATCAAAGTCGTGCAGACACTTGGGGGAAACAAGCGACAAACCTTTTCGATGGTCATCCTGCCTTCCACCATCCCGACTCTCCTCGCCACGCTGAAAGTAAATGTCGGCCTTTCCTGGGTCGGCGTCATCGTCGGAGAGTTCCTCGTCTCGCAGCAGGGATTGGGCTACTTGATCATCTACGGATTTCAGGTCTTTAATTTTACCCTGGTCATGATGAGCCTCGCCATTATCGCCGTCGTCGCCACGTTGATGTACCAAGGCGTCGCGTTCCTGGAGCGGCGGCTCACCAGCCAGTTCAAATAG
- a CDS encoding ATPase — protein MFKLGQRVVIVADSFEQGLPMGEYGYLIARDRNPDSAFAWVIRIPKLDKQFPVVEEDIALESQLLEEEAERVSREALLDFALATRNEALFRQLVGLQDAEEANDEPVKESVEDFIRKVNMKAWI, from the coding sequence ATGTTCAAGCTAGGACAACGCGTCGTCATTGTTGCCGACTCCTTTGAGCAAGGCTTGCCCATGGGCGAATACGGTTACTTGATTGCACGCGACCGCAACCCAGACAGCGCCTTTGCATGGGTGATACGCATACCCAAATTAGATAAGCAATTTCCCGTTGTTGAAGAGGATATCGCTCTGGAGTCGCAGCTGCTCGAAGAAGAAGCGGAGCGCGTATCGCGCGAGGCTCTGCTCGACTTCGCTCTGGCTACGCGCAACGAAGCGCTTTTCCGCCAACTGGTAGGCTTGCAGGATGCGGAAGAGGCAAATGACGAACCAGTAAAGGAATCCGTAGAGGATTTTATCCGTAAAGTAAATATGAAAGCGTGGATTTAA
- a CDS encoding tetratricopeptide repeat protein codes for MSEFVTFTNEFGHSIDMSREDYQKKIIPHNLDLYWDQKEKLRDFAMELVKEQFHEQAAVAADRLLELYGPIESALIFRAVVHMQAREFDRAKAILTDCLERFPSSGTACTNLAKVYAFEGDEAKAFETLNTGLHKDPNQENGLNMYVESFLSGGRKEELKERLKALAGLEGAWRPQLHLARVALTEENLLKAMHWYDQAIEGAKDRFEVVMTVTGELGQAGYVYQLIQICEKYWSPDFPFPYAGFNYANALIATDQKEKAIAILRTMQEHLPDNYKPMVDHFLLRVPGAQEVEAAAAQKVADSQTADSAHKKSWWKFWK; via the coding sequence ATGTCTGAATTTGTGACGTTTACCAATGAGTTTGGTCATTCCATCGATATGTCGCGGGAGGATTACCAGAAAAAAATCATTCCGCACAACCTGGACCTTTACTGGGATCAAAAGGAAAAGCTGCGTGATTTCGCGATGGAATTGGTGAAGGAGCAATTTCACGAGCAGGCAGCCGTCGCAGCAGACAGGCTCCTTGAACTGTACGGTCCGATTGAGTCAGCGCTCATTTTTCGGGCCGTCGTGCACATGCAAGCGAGAGAGTTCGATCGCGCCAAAGCCATTTTGACCGATTGTCTGGAGCGTTTCCCATCGTCGGGCACAGCCTGTACGAATCTGGCCAAAGTCTACGCCTTTGAGGGAGACGAGGCAAAGGCGTTCGAGACGTTGAATACCGGGCTGCACAAAGATCCGAATCAGGAAAACGGCCTAAATATGTACGTGGAGAGCTTTCTGTCTGGCGGCAGGAAGGAAGAACTGAAAGAGCGGCTGAAAGCGCTCGCAGGGCTGGAAGGAGCATGGCGCCCGCAACTGCATTTGGCGCGCGTCGCGTTGACGGAAGAAAATCTGCTAAAGGCCATGCACTGGTACGACCAGGCAATCGAAGGGGCAAAGGATCGCTTCGAGGTCGTCATGACGGTGACGGGAGAGCTCGGACAAGCGGGCTACGTGTACCAGTTGATTCAAATATGCGAGAAGTACTGGTCGCCCGATTTTCCTTTTCCCTATGCCGGCTTCAATTACGCCAACGCACTGATCGCCACGGACCAAAAAGAGAAAGCCATCGCGATCCTGCGAACCATGCAGGAGCATTTGCCTGACAACTACAAGCCGATGGTCGATCATTTCCTTCTGAGAGTGCCGGGCGCGCAGGAAGTGGAAGCGGCAGCCGCTCAAAAAGTGGCCGACAGCCAAACCGCAGATTCGGCTCACAAGAAGAGCTGGTGGAAGTTCTGGAAGTAG
- a CDS encoding stage VI sporulation protein F, with amino-acid sequence MAKKKKKLKIKNLKGSPSELLKKINKKSKKKWKMSDIKSLAKNYSKKDLKDDKKLKNLIKKVSKAVGVELNDKQISSVQKQVHDVLG; translated from the coding sequence GTGGCTAAGAAAAAAAAGAAGCTGAAAATCAAGAATCTGAAAGGCAGTCCTAGCGAATTGCTCAAAAAAATCAACAAAAAGAGCAAGAAAAAGTGGAAGATGAGCGATATTAAATCGCTGGCCAAAAATTACTCGAAAAAAGATCTCAAGGATGACAAGAAGCTGAAAAACCTGATCAAGAAAGTCAGCAAGGCTGTTGGCGTAGAGTTGAACGACAAGCAAATTTCCAGCGTACAAAAGCAGGTGCACGACGTACTCGGCTGA
- a CDS encoding sporulation protein YjcZ produces the protein MSGFNGFGFDDFALVLVLFVLLTIVACACD, from the coding sequence ATGAGCGGATTTAATGGCTTTGGCTTCGACGACTTTGCTTTGGTACTGGTGTTGTTCGTACTGCTGACGATTGTTGCGTGCGCTTGCGACTAA
- a CDS encoding ABC transporter substrate-binding protein — MKRLISAGLAAGLAIMAILAGCSSAPEKIRIGEVTRSLFYAPQYVALEKGFFKDEGLDVELSTIPGGDKVMSALLSGGIEVALVGSETSIYVSQQGAADPVVNFAQLTQTDGTFLVARNKVDAFSFDQLKGKVFLGQRKGGMPQMVGEYVLKKHNINPGSDLTLIQNIEFKNIAASFASGTGEYVQLFEPEASRFEQEGIGHVVASFGKESGTVPYTVFMTKQSYMDSHSTAIQKFTNAVYKGQQWVASHTPKETAAVIGKYFEQIQPDILESAVKRYLEQGSYATDPILDEAEWNQLQDIMNSAGELKQPADYAKLVNTTFAKAAKEGK, encoded by the coding sequence ATGAAACGGCTCATATCCGCGGGTCTTGCCGCAGGGCTTGCCATCATGGCCATTCTGGCCGGGTGCTCGAGCGCTCCGGAAAAAATCCGCATCGGTGAAGTGACGCGCTCCCTGTTCTACGCGCCGCAATACGTCGCCCTGGAAAAAGGGTTCTTCAAGGACGAAGGGCTGGACGTCGAGCTTTCTACCATTCCCGGCGGCGACAAGGTGATGTCCGCGCTTTTGTCCGGCGGCATCGAAGTCGCGTTGGTCGGATCCGAAACCAGCATCTACGTCTCGCAGCAAGGCGCAGCCGATCCTGTCGTCAACTTTGCCCAGCTGACGCAGACCGACGGCACTTTTCTCGTAGCTCGCAACAAAGTGGACGCATTCTCCTTCGATCAGTTGAAAGGCAAAGTCTTCCTCGGGCAGCGCAAGGGCGGCATGCCGCAAATGGTGGGCGAATACGTGCTCAAAAAGCACAACATCAACCCGGGCAGCGACCTCACCCTGATCCAGAACATCGAATTCAAAAACATCGCCGCTTCCTTCGCATCCGGAACCGGTGAATATGTACAATTGTTCGAGCCGGAAGCATCCCGCTTCGAACAGGAAGGGATCGGCCACGTCGTCGCTTCGTTCGGGAAGGAGAGCGGCACCGTCCCCTATACGGTATTCATGACCAAGCAAAGCTATATGGACAGCCATTCCACCGCTATCCAAAAGTTTACCAATGCCGTCTACAAAGGGCAACAATGGGTTGCCAGCCACACCCCCAAGGAAACGGCTGCGGTCATCGGCAAATACTTCGAACAAATTCAGCCTGATATTCTGGAGAGCGCAGTGAAGCGATACCTGGAGCAAGGCTCTTACGCCACGGATCCGATCCTGGATGAAGCCGAGTGGAACCAGCTGCAGGACATCATGAACAGTGCGGGAGAGCTGAAGCAGCCCGCCGATTACGCCAAATTGGTCAATACCACCTTCGCCAAAGCTGCTAAAGAAGGGAAGTAG
- a CDS encoding YitT family protein gives MFIAGLFVGALGCVLAIQARLGVAPWDTFHIGLQKTFGLTIGIWSQIVGVVVILSSYAVAKIKPNVAMFINMICFGSFLDLILWTHVIPAPQTWTGRLLMFLLGVIVMTIGIGMYLSPRLGAGPRDSFMLAMNERLGWSIQRVRLIIEVTVLLAGAALGGPVSIGTVLIALLTGPLIQRTIPFWEKVMKRQYALPEPMKRQAG, from the coding sequence ATGTTTATCGCAGGGCTGTTCGTCGGCGCTCTCGGGTGCGTGCTGGCGATCCAAGCCAGGCTGGGGGTAGCGCCGTGGGATACGTTCCACATCGGTTTGCAAAAGACGTTTGGTTTGACAATCGGGATCTGGTCGCAGATCGTGGGCGTCGTCGTGATTTTGTCTTCGTATGCCGTAGCGAAAATCAAACCGAATGTCGCGATGTTTATCAACATGATTTGCTTCGGGAGTTTTCTGGATTTGATCTTGTGGACGCATGTCATTCCAGCACCGCAAACATGGACAGGGAGGCTCCTGATGTTTTTGCTCGGCGTCATCGTCATGACGATTGGAATCGGGATGTATCTGTCGCCGCGCCTCGGAGCGGGACCGCGCGACAGCTTCATGCTCGCCATGAATGAGCGGCTGGGCTGGAGCATCCAGAGGGTCCGGCTGATCATTGAGGTCACGGTCCTCCTCGCAGGAGCGGCACTTGGCGGCCCGGTATCCATCGGCACCGTGTTGATCGCCTTGCTGACAGGCCCCTTGATCCAGCGGACGATTCCGTTTTGGGAAAAGGTCATGAAGAGGCAGTACGCCTTGCCGGAACCAATGAAGCGTCAAGCAGGTTAG
- a CDS encoding phosphatase PAP2 family protein — MTDDHGKKLASGSVVFFALAVLLIGMYMAGKVEGMDQAGFALAAGLRTEWLTAFFRALTNFGSAVVLAPLGAVLIIWLYARKRRAESVAVLLTLGGGELLNEALKAVFARARPTVFHLIEVPDSFSFPSGHAMIAPAFYLLLAYLSSREYAGKTWVPILQPLTCLFVVLLAASRVYLGVHFPSDVLTGFCFSLCGYFLVRYGYERHLARRHAPVRPLSVPRE, encoded by the coding sequence ATGACGGATGATCATGGCAAAAAGCTGGCGAGCGGAAGTGTTGTCTTTTTCGCTCTAGCCGTCCTTCTGATCGGAATGTACATGGCCGGCAAAGTGGAGGGAATGGATCAGGCAGGCTTTGCGCTCGCGGCCGGGCTGAGAACCGAGTGGCTTACGGCTTTTTTTCGGGCTTTGACGAATTTTGGAAGCGCCGTGGTGTTGGCGCCGTTGGGAGCCGTCCTCATCATCTGGCTCTATGCCAGGAAAAGACGGGCTGAGTCGGTTGCCGTGCTGCTGACGCTGGGAGGCGGAGAACTGCTGAACGAGGCGCTCAAAGCCGTCTTTGCCAGGGCGCGGCCGACCGTCTTCCATCTCATTGAGGTACCGGACTCCTTTTCGTTTCCCAGCGGCCACGCAATGATCGCCCCGGCTTTTTACCTCTTGCTCGCCTATCTGTCCAGCCGCGAGTATGCAGGGAAGACGTGGGTGCCCATTCTTCAGCCCTTGACGTGTCTGTTCGTGGTCTTGCTGGCGGCCAGCCGGGTGTATCTGGGGGTTCACTTCCCGAGCGATGTGCTCACCGGCTTCTGTTTTTCGCTGTGCGGCTATTTCTTGGTCCGATACGGCTACGAGCGGCATTTGGCAAGACGTCACGCTCCCGTACGTCCCCTTTCCGTGCCTCGAGAGTAG
- a CDS encoding S8 family peptidase gives MKIISFHRHTPFQEILADLRAHVTDQKEKQPWRCYDDLSCMCVNERVYERHHSHFSRYSATVEDNVTISVHAQSIEETTGEPVGGIATDEVPWGVRYVGAERLWKRGRGEGVNIAVIDTGISRDHYDLRDRIKGGVNLVSGRQNGHGTHVAGIIVAELNQKGIVGVSPEAHLYDVRAFGEDGKSSLATILRAIRWSVENRMDIVNMSFGMPQYSEALARAVERARNQGIIMVASAGNNGGEVEYPARYKGVIGVSAIDQKGKLADFSSRGKGANTKAPGVDILSTWPGNQFRTLNGTSMAAPHVTGLKALELSRARKKKG, from the coding sequence GTGAAAATCATCAGCTTTCATCGACATACACCGTTTCAGGAGATCTTGGCGGATTTACGGGCGCATGTCACGGATCAGAAGGAAAAGCAGCCGTGGAGATGCTACGACGATTTGTCCTGCATGTGCGTCAATGAACGCGTGTATGAACGCCACCACTCCCATTTCAGCCGGTATTCGGCTACGGTAGAAGATAATGTGACGATCAGCGTCCATGCGCAAAGCATCGAGGAGACGACTGGAGAACCCGTGGGGGGCATCGCCACAGATGAAGTGCCATGGGGGGTCCGCTACGTCGGTGCGGAACGGCTCTGGAAAAGGGGACGCGGTGAAGGGGTAAACATTGCTGTGATCGATACGGGCATATCGCGCGATCACTATGATCTGCGCGATCGAATCAAAGGAGGAGTCAACCTCGTCTCGGGCAGGCAAAACGGACATGGCACGCATGTCGCAGGAATCATCGTGGCGGAATTGAATCAGAAGGGGATCGTCGGAGTGTCGCCCGAAGCGCATCTGTACGACGTGAGAGCCTTCGGTGAAGACGGGAAATCTTCATTGGCCACGATCTTGCGGGCGATCCGCTGGTCGGTCGAGAACCGGATGGACATCGTCAACATGAGCTTCGGGATGCCTCAATACAGCGAAGCGTTGGCACGTGCCGTCGAGCGAGCGAGAAATCAAGGGATTATCATGGTGGCTTCGGCAGGCAACAACGGAGGCGAAGTAGAGTATCCGGCCCGTTACAAGGGAGTCATCGGGGTAAGCGCCATCGACCAAAAAGGTAAGCTCGCCGATTTCAGCTCCCGGGGAAAAGGCGCGAATACCAAAGCGCCAGGCGTGGACATTCTGTCGACCTGGCCGGGGAACCAGTTCCGGACGTTGAACGGGACATCGATGGCTGCCCCGCACGTGACCGGACTCAAAGCTCTGGAGCTGTCCCGGGCGCGGAAAAAGAAAGGGTAA
- a CDS encoding LysR family transcriptional regulator, which translates to MDFEQLRAFYTLAQTKNFTKAAEILHLVQSTVTMRIKQLEEKVGKPLFIRDKRSVEITQAGLTLLPYAERILKLSHEALNEVAALQPYEDYLSIGSLNSIWTSTLEPILKEYHYRYPQIAISTRTGHSSDVIQYLLDNVIQIGIVYVPPSLPTFDVIPTWEDEVVLVTCPKSNVISSTHIDSRELRHLPLIHMNWGPPFNEWIRQTLPRNYVPKLTVDKAELAIDLIKEGLGASLVTRSTVKSDLASGKLVEITITGNKPPKRSAYIVLPKEKKNKPSVEKWLGLMKELGYST; encoded by the coding sequence ATGGACTTTGAACAATTACGCGCTTTTTACACATTGGCCCAGACGAAAAACTTTACGAAGGCGGCAGAAATCCTCCATCTCGTCCAGTCTACCGTGACCATGCGCATCAAGCAACTGGAAGAAAAAGTAGGAAAACCTCTGTTCATCCGCGACAAGCGGAGTGTGGAAATCACGCAGGCAGGCTTGACCCTCCTCCCTTATGCGGAAAGAATCCTCAAGCTTTCCCATGAGGCCCTCAATGAAGTCGCTGCCCTGCAGCCCTATGAAGATTACCTGTCGATCGGCAGCCTCAACTCGATCTGGACATCCACCCTCGAGCCGATCTTGAAAGAATACCATTACCGCTACCCGCAAATTGCGATCAGCACCCGTACCGGTCACTCCTCGGACGTCATCCAGTACCTGCTGGACAACGTCATCCAGATCGGCATCGTATACGTACCGCCATCCTTGCCCACATTCGATGTCATCCCCACCTGGGAAGACGAAGTGGTATTGGTCACCTGTCCGAAGAGCAATGTGATCTCCTCCACCCACATCGATTCGCGGGAGTTGCGACATCTGCCGCTCATCCACATGAACTGGGGTCCTCCCTTTAACGAGTGGATCAGACAAACCTTGCCGCGAAATTACGTGCCCAAGCTGACGGTCGACAAGGCCGAGCTGGCCATCGATCTGATCAAGGAAGGACTCGGCGCGAGTCTGGTGACACGCTCAACCGTTAAGTCTGACCTCGCCTCCGGAAAGCTCGTGGAAATCACAATCACCGGAAACAAACCGCCGAAGCGTTCCGCGTATATCGTGTTGCCCAAGGAAAAAAAGAACAAACCCAGCGTGGAGAAATGGCTGGGTTTGATGAAGGAACTCGGATATTCCACCTAG
- a CDS encoding sulfurtransferase: protein MQPLVTAQWLHDHLHDDQLVIVDCRFQLSTAEAGAEDYGQDHIPGALYFHLNRDLSGPKAEHGGRHPLPSVEALTSLFSQAGIDEHTTVIAYDDQEMAMAGRLWWLLRYLGHDKTAVLDGGYAAWKRAGYEVTADVPTPKPRTFKPQVRPDMLVDIQGVQARGPKTALLDSRAGERYRGESEPLDPKAGHIPGAHHFFYKENLAPDQTMLPVDQLKSRLEPFSDQDIIVYCGSGVTACSNLLALHAAGRTDAKLYPGSWSDWSSYDLPVAVGPTPDGEVKE from the coding sequence ATGCAACCACTCGTCACGGCCCAATGGCTGCACGACCATTTACACGACGACCAGCTCGTCATTGTGGACTGCCGCTTCCAACTGAGCACAGCGGAAGCAGGTGCGGAGGATTACGGACAAGATCACATACCTGGCGCTCTCTACTTCCACCTGAACCGCGATCTGTCCGGCCCGAAAGCCGAGCACGGCGGACGCCATCCGCTTCCTTCCGTGGAAGCGTTGACGTCCCTCTTTTCCCAGGCGGGCATCGATGAGCATACGACCGTCATCGCATACGACGATCAGGAGATGGCCATGGCAGGCCGGCTCTGGTGGCTGCTGCGCTACCTCGGTCACGACAAGACTGCGGTGCTCGACGGGGGTTATGCAGCTTGGAAGAGGGCTGGCTACGAGGTCACGGCGGATGTCCCTACGCCGAAGCCCCGTACATTCAAACCACAGGTGCGTCCGGACATGCTCGTAGACATCCAGGGCGTGCAAGCGAGAGGCCCCAAAACCGCACTGCTGGACTCCCGAGCAGGCGAACGCTACCGTGGGGAAAGCGAACCGCTCGACCCGAAAGCCGGCCACATTCCCGGCGCCCATCACTTCTTTTACAAGGAAAACCTCGCTCCCGACCAGACCATGCTGCCTGTGGACCAGCTCAAATCGCGGCTGGAGCCGTTCTCCGACCAAGACATCATCGTCTACTGCGGCTCCGGAGTGACGGCCTGCTCCAATCTGCTGGCCCTGCATGCTGCCGGACGGACAGATGCCAAGCTGTATCCGGGCAGCTGGAGCGACTGGAGCTCCTACGATTTGCCCGTAGCGGTCGGTCCTACTCCTGACGGCGAGGTCAAAGAGTGA